Genomic segment of Candidatus Campbellbacteria bacterium:
ATTATTATCATGTTTGCAGTAATTGAAACAGGTGGAAAGCAATATAAAGTCGCGGAAGGCGATGTTATAACTATTGAGAAAATAGATGAGGAAGTGGGGAAGCCAATCTCATTTGAAAAGATACTTTTGATTGATGATGGGAAAGAGACCAAATTGGGAGATCCTTATCTCAAGGGGGCAAAGGTGAGTGGCAAGATAGAGAGTGAAATAAGAGGGAAGAAGGTGTCTGTTATCAAATTTAAGAGGAAAATAAACTACTTCAGAAATTACGGACATAGACAGCCGTACACAAAAGTAAAAATAACTGAGGTCAAAAACGCTTAATTCTTTTTATTCAAAGAATTACGGCTTTTTATGGCGTGGAGGATTGTGTTTGCATCAGAATATTCAAGCTCAGACCCAGAGGAAAGACCGCGACCCAAAACGGTGATTTTTATTTTTGGAAATTGTTTTGATACTGAGTTCTGAATTATATCTGTTGTATGGTCGCCATTTGGTGTCGCAGAAAACGCAAGAACAACTTCTCCAAGACCTTCATTTACCATCTTTTTTATAGTGTTGTGAAAATAACTAAGGGCTCCGCTGTCTTCTTGTGAGTTTGTCATAGGGATTAATCTCCCCAAAACGATGTATTTACCCTTGTATTCTTGACTGCTCTCTATGGCATACACATCAGAATCTTTTTCAACCACCATAACAATTTTTCCATCTCTTGTTTTATCACCACATATATTACATTTTTTATTTACCGAGTGATTACAAAACAAGCCACATTCCTCGCATTTTTTTATATCTCTAACGATAGAGTTCATCGCTTCTGATACTTCTTTTATGTTTTTGTCGTCCATTCGTAACAGTTCATAAACAAATCTTTTTGCCTGTCTTTCGCCTATGCCAGAGAAACTTGTAAAGAACTTCTTTAGACGCAGAAATCTTTCGTCATTTATCATATTATACCTGCTCTTCTTCTGAGCTCATCCCCACAGTGCTTTCGTCATAACTTTCTTTTGCAAGTTCGTTAAATGTTATTTTCCTCTTGTTGAAGTGTAGCTCTGTTTTTCCTGTTGGTCCGTTTCTGTGTTTTTCTATCAATATCTGAACATTATGATCATCCATCCTATCCTCTACATCTCTTGGGTTGAAGTGAAGAAATGTCACAACATCCGCATCTTGCTCTATAGAACCTGAATCTCTCAGGTCTGAAAGTCGCGGTCTTCCTCCTCTTTTTTCTATCTCACGGGAAAGCTGGGATAAGGCAAGGACGGGCAAATCAAGCTCTCTCGCCAATTGTTTCAAAGAACGGGATATTTCCGTTATCTGCTGGACCATAGAGTCGTTGTATCTGGTGGTGGAGGGGGTTATAAGCTGCAGATAATCCACAATAACAAGATCTATATCTTTTTCTTTTTTCATCCTTCGAGCCGCAGTTCTGATGGCGGTTATAGAGTTTGCAGGTCTGTCGTCTATGTATATAGGGGCTCTTGATAACATATCTATCGCATCATTTATTACAACCAAATCATCATCAGAATTTATCCGTCCAACTCTTAAACGCCACGCATCAATCTGTGCTTGTGATGCAATCATTCTATCAATTAATTGTTGTGCACTCATTTCAAGAGAGAATATACCAACTTTTGTGTTGTGTGAGACTGCGCTCTTTCTTGCTATATCAAGTGCGAGAGCTGTTTTACCAACTCCAGGTCTTGCTGCAAGTATTATCAAATCTGATTTTTGTAATCCTGCCAACATGTTATCAAGAGAATCAAAACCAGTTCTTACACCACGAATTTTATTTTTGTTATCTCTAAGGTTTTGAAACCTTGAATACGCCTCTGAAAGTTCAGGTCCGATGGCTTTGTATTTTTGAACATCTTGAGTTAAA
This window contains:
- the rplU gene encoding 50S ribosomal protein L21 → MFAVIETGGKQYKVAEGDVITIEKIDEEVGKPISFEKILLIDDGKETKLGDPYLKGAKVSGKIESEIRGKKVSVIKFKRKINYFRNYGHRQPYTKVKITEVKNA
- a CDS encoding toprim domain-containing protein encodes the protein MINDERFLRLKKFFTSFSGIGERQAKRFVYELLRMDDKNIKEVSEAMNSIVRDIKKCEECGLFCNHSVNKKCNICGDKTRDGKIVMVVEKDSDVYAIESSQEYKGKYIVLGRLIPMTNSQEDSGALSYFHNTIKKMVNEGLGEVVLAFSATPNGDHTTDIIQNSVSKQFPKIKITVLGRGLSSGSELEYSDANTILHAIKSRNSLNKKN
- the dnaB gene encoding replicative DNA helicase, with translation MENDFRKLPYDEETERALIGAILINPEILFSISDIITHKDFYIQTHKSIYDAISYLYKDNKPIDILSVASVLKDKGEIDEVGGHKYLATLSNSVTSSIHAPHYASIIKRKSIQRNLIQAGEKIAQMGYEKHEEDLEQLIGEADKTIYDISLTQDVQKYKAIGPELSEAYSRFQNLRDNKNKIRGVRTGFDSLDNMLAGLQKSDLIILAARPGVGKTALALDIARKSAVSHNTKVGIFSLEMSAQQLIDRMIASQAQIDAWRLRVGRINSDDDLVVINDAIDMLSRAPIYIDDRPANSITAIRTAARRMKKEKDIDLVIVDYLQLITPSTTRYNDSMVQQITEISRSLKQLARELDLPVLALSQLSREIEKRGGRPRLSDLRDSGSIEQDADVVTFLHFNPRDVEDRMDDHNVQILIEKHRNGPTGKTELHFNKRKITFNELAKESYDESTVGMSSEEEQV